Proteins from one Elgaria multicarinata webbii isolate HBS135686 ecotype San Diego chromosome 3, rElgMul1.1.pri, whole genome shotgun sequence genomic window:
- the BCDIN3D gene encoding RNA 5'-monophosphate methyltransferase, with product MAAPMSEGGKALVDAEPSVLPGGAAPYGNFPDYSRFHPPEGRVRLLPTALLSELFPSPRAGPLLGLDVGCNSGELSIALYRHLLGFKENKASPDHSTAGKDLSLLCCDIDAELIERAKQHSPFPGSISYATLDIMDPNARETVLSCYLSRFNRSMFDICFCMSVTMWIHLNHGDSGLVKFLSCLASKCTYLLVEPQPWKCYRAAARRLRKLGRHDFDHFRSLAINGNMAEKITQILTEDYAMEFVCCFGSTSWDRSLLLFKSKATQH from the exons ATGGCGGCGCCCATGAGCGAGGGCGGTAAAGCGCTTGTGGACGCGGAACCCTCGGTTCTCCCTGGCGGGGCGGCGCCCTACGGAAACTTCCCAGACTATTCCCGCTTCCACCCGCCGGAGGGACGCGTCCGTCTCCTGCCCACCGCGCTACTGAGCGAGCTGTTCCCTAGCCCGCGTGCGGGGCCCCTTTTGGGGCTTGACGTGGGGTGCAATTCAGGG gAGCTCAGCATTGCCCTCTACAGGCACCTCCTTGGGTTTAAGGAGAACAAAGCCAGCCCTGACCATTCTACAGCTGGGAAGGACCTAAGCCTCCTCTGCTGTGACATTGATGCTGAGCTGATTGAGAGAGCCAAGCAACAcagccccttccctggctccatttcctaTGCCACTCTCGATATCATGGACCCCAATGCAAGAGAAACGGTGCTGAGCTGCTATTTGAGCAGGTTCAACCGTTCGATGTTTGATATTTGCTTCTGTATGTCTGTGACCATGTGGATCCACCTGAATCATGGGGACAGTGGTCTGGTGAAGTTTCTGTCCTGCCTTGCTTCTAAATGTACGTACTTGCTCGTTGAACCGCAGCCATGGAAGTGTTACCGAGCAGCTGCACGGCGCCTGCGGAAACTGGGCAGGCATGACTTTGACCATTTCCGTTCACTCGCCATCAATGGGAACATGGCAGAGAAAATAACTCAGATCTTGACCGAAGACTATGCCATGGAATTTGTGTGTTGCTTTGGAAGCACCAGCTGGGACAGAAGCCTCTTGCTATTTAAATCAAAAGCAACTCAGCATTAA